In Halobaculum magnesiiphilum, the following proteins share a genomic window:
- a CDS encoding penicillin acylase family protein, with protein MTERSGDLTRRALLAAVAGGATAGGALGPVRGYLSAFAPLSGGAWDAASDDPPSRVRNPHGEATLRYDDEAVPRIEADEEAALCFAAGYAHGADRLFQMDLQRRQLRGQLSEVVGEATLDSDRFHVRMDFAAAAAATWDLVRDTEAAPLVEAYCEGVNRAREDLPAPVEFELLDYEPAPWTPADVMLAEKQIAWTLTGSFRTLRKETLRAEMGAEAAEALMPGRLDHDAAILGHADATDDWEVPNGDAARRPPATNDAGDGSSRAAVATDPGLDRRLSAVEPPEWAGSNSWAVGAEHTEGGAPIMANDPHLSLMVPPVWYEQVLRHPDYRVRGVTFPGVPFVIIGENDRGAWGFTNAGCDVIDFYEYETRNDGTEYRHGDRWRSFDTETRTIEVAGAPDREVEVKKSVHGAVLGADAGGDEFRSELGVAWTGLSATNATNGILGINRSRGAEDIDEALRDFGEPTQCFVYADREGSVRYRVTGRVPIRRTDGEMVPGTRVFDGSAREGEWAGYTPYGESSWEGFIPYEEMPHDDDPDYVGTANQRVVDDADYPYYLAENYSEPFRGIRLWERLDALVDRGDVTPADMRDLQRDVRDGRLDHYRDVLQAARTELSGDARSDLDAVLDWDGEAARDAREPLLFVRFLDAYEGRFVADGLSELDDRRDPSAYAPNQWVLATLGDGWFEPDRASAAADAFETAREQVDAGGWETYGDYNRTAIDHPFDQSFLNYPRYPTDGSAATLFNFRVESGAGSSWRQVCPMDGTTSRCILPGGNDGNVYADDYDGQLRRWADGEYKPMDREMRGDLAVRFAGGDDE; from the coding sequence GTGACCGAACGTTCAGGCGATCTCACGAGGCGGGCGCTGTTGGCGGCCGTCGCCGGCGGCGCGACGGCTGGCGGCGCCCTCGGTCCGGTTCGCGGCTACCTCTCGGCGTTCGCGCCGCTGTCGGGCGGGGCGTGGGACGCCGCGAGCGACGATCCACCCTCCCGCGTCCGGAACCCCCACGGCGAGGCGACCCTCCGCTACGACGACGAGGCGGTCCCCCGTATCGAGGCGGACGAGGAGGCAGCGCTGTGTTTCGCCGCCGGCTACGCCCACGGCGCCGACCGGCTGTTCCAGATGGACCTCCAGCGACGCCAGCTGCGCGGGCAGCTCTCGGAGGTCGTCGGCGAGGCGACGCTCGACTCCGACCGCTTTCACGTCCGGATGGACTTCGCGGCCGCCGCCGCGGCCACGTGGGACCTCGTGCGCGACACCGAGGCGGCCCCGCTCGTCGAGGCGTACTGCGAGGGCGTGAACCGCGCCCGCGAGGACCTCCCGGCGCCGGTCGAGTTCGAGCTCCTCGACTACGAGCCGGCGCCATGGACGCCCGCGGACGTGATGCTGGCCGAGAAGCAGATCGCGTGGACGCTCACCGGGAGCTTCCGGACGCTCCGCAAGGAGACGCTCCGGGCGGAGATGGGCGCCGAGGCGGCCGAGGCACTCATGCCCGGCCGGCTGGACCACGACGCGGCGATCCTCGGCCACGCCGACGCGACCGACGACTGGGAGGTCCCCAATGGCGATGCCGCACGGCGTCCTCCGGCCACCAACGACGCCGGCGACGGGAGCAGTCGCGCCGCGGTCGCGACCGACCCCGGACTCGACCGCCGGCTCTCGGCCGTCGAGCCCCCGGAGTGGGCGGGGTCCAACTCGTGGGCGGTGGGCGCCGAGCACACCGAGGGCGGCGCGCCGATCATGGCGAACGACCCGCACCTCTCGCTGATGGTGCCCCCGGTCTGGTACGAGCAGGTGCTCCGCCACCCCGACTATCGGGTCCGCGGGGTCACCTTCCCGGGCGTCCCGTTCGTGATCATCGGCGAGAACGACCGCGGCGCGTGGGGCTTCACCAACGCCGGCTGCGACGTGATCGACTTCTACGAGTACGAGACCCGCAACGACGGCACGGAGTACCGCCACGGCGACCGCTGGCGATCGTTCGACACCGAGACCCGGACGATCGAGGTCGCCGGCGCGCCGGACCGCGAAGTCGAGGTGAAGAAGTCCGTCCACGGCGCGGTGCTGGGCGCGGACGCCGGCGGCGACGAGTTCCGGAGCGAGCTCGGCGTCGCGTGGACCGGCCTCTCGGCGACGAACGCGACCAACGGCATCCTCGGGATCAACCGCTCGCGAGGCGCCGAGGACATCGACGAGGCGTTGCGCGACTTCGGCGAGCCGACGCAGTGTTTCGTCTACGCCGACCGAGAGGGCTCGGTCCGCTACCGGGTCACCGGCCGCGTCCCGATCCGTCGGACCGACGGCGAGATGGTGCCCGGAACGCGCGTGTTCGACGGCTCCGCCCGCGAGGGCGAGTGGGCCGGCTACACGCCGTACGGCGAGTCGTCGTGGGAGGGGTTCATCCCGTACGAGGAGATGCCCCACGACGACGACCCCGACTACGTCGGCACCGCGAACCAGCGCGTCGTCGACGACGCCGATTACCCGTACTACCTCGCCGAGAACTACAGCGAGCCGTTCCGTGGCATCCGGTTGTGGGAGCGGCTCGACGCGCTCGTCGACCGCGGCGACGTGACGCCCGCCGACATGCGCGACCTCCAGCGCGACGTGCGAGACGGTCGGCTCGACCACTACCGAGACGTGTTGCAGGCTGCTCGGACGGAACTCTCGGGCGACGCGCGCTCGGACCTCGATGCCGTCCTCGACTGGGACGGCGAGGCCGCTCGCGACGCCCGGGAGCCGCTGCTGTTCGTCCGCTTCCTCGACGCCTACGAGGGGCGGTTCGTCGCCGACGGGCTCTCGGAACTCGACGACCGTCGCGACCCGTCCGCGTACGCCCCGAACCAGTGGGTGCTCGCGACGCTCGGCGACGGGTGGTTCGAGCCCGACCGCGCGAGCGCGGCGGCCGACGCGTTCGAGACGGCACGCGAACAGGTCGACGCCGGCGGCTGGGAGACCTACGGCGACTACAATCGGACCGCGATCGACCACCCGTTCGACCAGTCGTTCCTCAACTACCCGCGCTACCCGACCGACGGCTCGGCGGCGACGCTGTTCAACTTCCGCGTCGAGTCCGGCGCGGGCAGCAGCTGGCGACAGGTGTGCCCGATGGACGGCACGACCTCGCGGTGCATCCTCCCCGGGGGCAACGACGGGAACGTCTACGCCGACGACTACGACGGCCAGTTGCGTCGCTGGGCGGACGGCGAGTACAAGCCGATGGACCGGGAGATGCGCGGCGACCTCGCGGTCCGGTTCGCCGGAGGTGACGACGAGTGA
- the uvrA gene encoding excinuclease ABC subunit UvrA, producing the protein MPKEFIEVRGAEENNLKDLDVEIPREQFNVVTGLSGSGKSSLAFDTVYAEGQRRYIESLSAYARNFLGQMDKPQVESVEGLSPAISIDQKNAANNPRSTVGTVTELHDYLRLLYARVGHPHCPECGREVGEQSAQQMVRRVFELPEGTRAMIAAPVVRDQKGAFEDLFDDLVADGYSRVEVDGEQYDLSLERPELDENYDHTIDVIVDRVKVREADRSRITDSVETALEEADGVLKLILPDPPEGDDLDVDFGGNESRSTGDLAGDGDDRLVVEFSEDLACTHCGIDFSEIETRSFSFNSPHGACPECEGIGSTKEVDEDLVVTDPSQPIKHVFEPWSYNRSYYRTRLDNVAEHFGVDVETPFEELSDSEQRQFLYGTDEVVEFEQQTRNGVRRKTQRFEGVIPNLERRHVETDSDRTREHIEEFMAVTTCPECEGTRLKPQSRSVYVDGTSITDVNELSIGDALEHFEGMEETMSERERTIAEEILKEIRARLGFMEEVGLEYLTLDREASTLSGGESQRIRLATQVGSGLVGVLYVLDEPSIGLHQRDNDRLLDTLEGLRDLGNTLLVVEHDEATMRRADNIIDIGPGPGKRGGEIVAQGDFDDIVNTDESVTGDYLAGREVVEVPGGRRDSDAALTVEGARQHNLKDVDVDIPVGQFTAITGVSGSGKSTLMHDVLYKGLAREMNDNTEVDPGEHDRISGMDNIEGVRLIDQSPIGRTPRSNPATYTDVFDYIRELFAETKLANQRGYDKGRFSFNVKGGRCEECGGQGTVKIEMNFLSDVHVPCEECGGDRYNDETLDVTYKGKTIADVLDMSVEEAYDFFESHSGLERRLGLLKDVGLDYMQLGQPSTTLSGGEAQRVKLAEELGKKDAGDTLYLLDEPTTGLHKADERKLIDVLHRLTDKGNTVVVIEHELDLVKNADHIVDLGPEGGDGGGEVVAEGTPEAVARVEESHTGRYLRDYLPEVDMEGPRSDRRMPALAADATDADGEEGADEGEAVEAPATDD; encoded by the coding sequence GTGCCCAAGGAGTTCATCGAGGTCCGCGGCGCCGAGGAGAACAACCTCAAGGACCTCGACGTGGAGATCCCCCGCGAGCAGTTCAACGTCGTCACCGGTCTCTCGGGGTCGGGGAAGTCGTCGCTCGCGTTCGACACCGTCTACGCCGAGGGACAGCGCCGCTACATCGAGTCGCTGTCGGCGTACGCGCGGAACTTCCTCGGACAGATGGACAAACCGCAGGTCGAGAGCGTCGAGGGGCTCTCGCCGGCCATCTCCATCGACCAGAAGAACGCCGCCAACAACCCCCGATCGACCGTCGGGACGGTCACCGAGCTGCACGATTACCTCCGACTGCTGTACGCCCGCGTCGGCCACCCGCACTGCCCCGAGTGCGGCCGCGAGGTCGGCGAGCAGTCGGCCCAGCAGATGGTCCGCCGCGTGTTCGAACTGCCCGAGGGAACCCGCGCGATGATCGCCGCGCCCGTCGTGCGCGACCAGAAGGGCGCCTTCGAGGACCTGTTCGACGACCTCGTCGCCGACGGCTACTCGCGCGTCGAGGTCGACGGCGAGCAGTACGACCTCTCGCTGGAGCGCCCCGAGCTGGACGAGAACTACGACCATACGATCGACGTGATCGTCGACCGCGTGAAGGTCCGCGAGGCGGACCGATCGCGGATCACCGACTCCGTCGAGACGGCGCTGGAGGAGGCCGACGGCGTCCTGAAGCTGATCCTGCCGGACCCGCCCGAGGGTGACGACCTCGACGTGGACTTCGGCGGCAACGAGTCCCGCTCGACGGGCGACCTCGCCGGCGACGGGGACGACCGCCTCGTCGTCGAGTTCTCCGAGGACCTCGCGTGCACCCACTGCGGCATCGACTTCTCGGAGATCGAGACGCGCTCGTTCTCGTTCAACTCCCCGCACGGCGCCTGTCCCGAGTGTGAGGGCATCGGGTCGACGAAGGAGGTCGACGAGGACCTGGTCGTCACGGACCCGAGCCAGCCGATCAAGCACGTGTTCGAGCCGTGGAGCTACAACCGGTCGTACTACCGCACCCGCCTCGACAACGTCGCCGAGCACTTCGGTGTCGACGTGGAGACGCCGTTCGAGGAGCTGTCGGACTCGGAGCAGCGACAGTTCCTCTACGGCACCGACGAGGTGGTGGAGTTCGAACAGCAGACGCGAAACGGCGTGCGCCGCAAGACCCAGCGGTTCGAGGGCGTCATCCCGAACCTCGAACGGCGTCACGTCGAGACGGACTCCGACCGCACGCGCGAGCACATCGAGGAGTTCATGGCCGTCACCACCTGCCCCGAGTGCGAGGGGACGCGCCTGAAGCCCCAGTCGCGGTCCGTCTACGTCGACGGCACGTCGATCACCGACGTGAACGAGCTGTCGATCGGCGACGCGCTGGAGCACTTCGAGGGGATGGAGGAGACGATGAGCGAGCGCGAGCGGACCATCGCCGAGGAGATCCTCAAGGAGATCCGCGCGCGCCTCGGATTCATGGAGGAGGTCGGCCTGGAGTACCTCACGCTCGACCGCGAGGCGTCGACGTTGTCGGGCGGCGAGAGCCAGCGTATCCGGCTGGCGACGCAGGTCGGCTCCGGACTGGTGGGCGTGCTGTACGTCCTCGACGAGCCGAGTATCGGCCTCCACCAGCGCGACAACGACCGCCTGCTCGACACGCTGGAGGGGCTACGCGACCTCGGGAACACGCTGCTCGTCGTCGAGCACGACGAGGCGACGATGCGCCGGGCCGACAACATCATCGACATCGGGCCCGGGCCGGGCAAGCGCGGCGGCGAGATCGTCGCCCAGGGCGACTTCGACGACATCGTGAACACCGACGAGTCGGTCACGGGCGACTACCTCGCCGGCCGCGAGGTCGTCGAGGTGCCGGGCGGCCGTCGCGACAGCGACGCCGCGCTCACGGTCGAGGGCGCGCGCCAGCACAACCTGAAGGACGTGGACGTGGACATCCCGGTCGGGCAGTTCACCGCCATCACCGGCGTCTCCGGCTCCGGGAAGTCCACGCTCATGCACGACGTGCTGTACAAGGGACTGGCCCGCGAGATGAACGACAACACCGAGGTCGACCCGGGCGAGCACGACCGCATCTCGGGGATGGACAACATCGAGGGAGTCAGGCTCATCGACCAGTCGCCGATCGGCCGGACGCCGCGGTCGAACCCGGCGACGTACACCGACGTGTTCGACTACATCCGCGAGCTGTTCGCCGAGACGAAGCTGGCGAACCAGCGCGGCTACGACAAGGGTCGCTTCTCGTTCAACGTGAAGGGCGGCCGCTGCGAGGAGTGCGGCGGGCAGGGCACCGTCAAGATCGAGATGAACTTCCTGTCGGACGTGCACGTCCCCTGCGAGGAGTGCGGCGGCGACCGCTACAACGACGAGACGCTCGACGTGACGTACAAGGGCAAGACGATCGCCGACGTGCTCGACATGAGCGTCGAGGAGGCGTACGACTTCTTCGAGTCCCACTCGGGGCTCGAACGTCGGCTCGGCCTGCTGAAGGACGTGGGGCTCGACTACATGCAGCTCGGCCAGCCCTCCACGACGCTCTCTGGCGGCGAGGCCCAGCGCGTGAAGCTCGCCGAGGAGCTCGGCAAGAAGGACGCCGGCGACACCCTCTACCTGCTGGACGAGCCGACGACGGGCCTGCACAAGGCCGACGAGCGCAAGCTCATCGACGTGCTCCACCGGCTCACCGACAAGGGGAACACGGTCGTCGTCATCGAGCACGAGCTCGACCTGGTGAAGAACGCCGACCACATCGTCGATCTGGGCCCCGAGGGCGGCGACGGCGGCGGCGAGGTCGTCGCCGAGGGCACCCCCGAGGCGGTCGCCCGGGTCGAGGAATCCCACACGGGTCGGTACCTCCGGGACTACCTCCCGGAGGTCGACATGGAGGGCCCCCGCAGCGACCGTCGGATGCCGGCGCTGGCGGCGGACGCGACCGACGCGGACGGCGAGGAGGGGGCCGACGAGGGCGAGGCTGTCGAGGCACCGGCGACCGACGACTGA
- a CDS encoding RNA ligase partner protein, with protein sequence MPATPPRQQFVLDTSLFITEGIRREDESVEDAVLRLLDLIATARLELNASCYVPPSIHDELATMLRDRDVSDEVFSKLDTWVIRKSPDRYGVQIPADIVYQFVDEMNDRVDRGLRVSEEAVREVEALDPEQLTAGEPAGDDDHEYMSAADRVVSDLRDKYRRALRQGVLDSREDFDLLVLARELEAGVVTEDRGIISWADQFGLRYVRGRQFPTLLREYLRASGVEGYADPSRLPETPEDGDEGEEG encoded by the coding sequence ATGCCGGCGACGCCGCCGCGCCAGCAGTTCGTCCTCGACACGTCGTTGTTCATCACCGAGGGGATCCGCCGTGAGGACGAGTCGGTCGAGGACGCGGTGCTGCGACTGCTCGACCTGATCGCGACCGCGCGTCTGGAGCTGAACGCATCCTGCTATGTGCCGCCGTCCATCCACGACGAGCTGGCGACGATGCTGCGTGACCGGGACGTGAGCGACGAGGTGTTCTCGAAGCTGGACACGTGGGTGATCCGCAAGAGCCCCGACCGCTACGGCGTCCAGATCCCCGCCGATATCGTCTACCAGTTCGTCGACGAGATGAACGACCGCGTGGACCGGGGACTGCGCGTGTCCGAGGAGGCCGTTCGGGAGGTGGAAGCCCTCGACCCGGAACAACTCACGGCCGGGGAGCCCGCCGGCGACGACGACCACGAGTACATGTCCGCCGCCGACCGCGTCGTCTCGGACCTCCGTGACAAGTACCGCCGCGCGCTCCGACAGGGGGTGCTCGACTCCCGCGAGGACTTCGACCTCCTCGTGCTCGCGCGCGAACTCGAGGCGGGCGTCGTCACCGAGGACCGCGGCATCATCTCGTGGGCCGACCAGTTCGGCCTGCGGTACGTCCGCGGGCGACAGTTCCCGACGCTGCTTCGCGAGTACCTCCGCGCGTCAGGGGTCGAGGGGTACGCGGACCCGTCTCGGTTGCCGGAGACGCCGGAGGACGGCGACGAGGGCGAGGAGGGCTGA
- a CDS encoding RNA ligase, with protein sequence MGNAAETLSDRLDPDVTDPADLGEHLERHERLGRECAALPDARHGLERGTVVVDGDAVVRGYPSVPRALVLDPTVSEHFDAERVVVEEKLNGFNVRIVDLGDGQPLAFTRSGYLCPYTTDRARTLLELGEFFRDHPRAMVCAELIGPETPYTTHDYDGVDSHALRVFDVRDRATGEPLPIDRRRERCASYGLPQPRVFGAWGTESAPRHVRRVIEDLDEHGREGVVMKSPDATTALKYTTETHHHAELAYAAGTPFERGRDFLFSRVMREAFQAYEFDEDGDRLRERAHDLGESLLLPFVETIREVAADGGVGDEHVARGDPEHVGALLDHLRAFGVELEVIADETDGDDRVVRFRKVAESTRDRTRHYLSGGTYDE encoded by the coding sequence ATGGGGAACGCCGCCGAGACGCTGTCCGACCGGCTGGACCCCGACGTAACCGACCCCGCGGACCTAGGCGAGCACCTCGAACGCCACGAGCGCCTCGGGCGCGAGTGCGCGGCGCTCCCGGACGCGCGCCACGGGCTCGAACGCGGGACGGTCGTCGTGGACGGCGACGCCGTCGTCCGCGGCTACCCGAGCGTCCCCCGCGCGCTCGTCCTCGATCCGACCGTCTCCGAGCACTTCGACGCCGAGCGGGTCGTCGTCGAGGAGAAGCTCAACGGGTTCAACGTTCGGATCGTCGACCTCGGGGACGGCCAGCCGCTGGCGTTCACCCGGAGCGGCTACCTCTGTCCGTACACGACCGATCGCGCGCGGACGTTGCTCGAACTCGGCGAGTTCTTTCGGGACCACCCCCGGGCGATGGTGTGTGCGGAACTGATCGGGCCGGAGACGCCGTACACGACCCACGACTACGACGGCGTCGACTCCCACGCGTTGCGCGTCTTCGACGTTCGCGACCGGGCCACGGGAGAACCGCTCCCGATCGACCGGCGACGCGAGCGGTGTGCGTCCTACGGACTCCCGCAACCGCGCGTGTTCGGAGCGTGGGGGACCGAGTCGGCACCGAGGCACGTCCGACGCGTGATCGAGGACCTCGACGAGCACGGGCGCGAGGGCGTCGTCATGAAGTCGCCGGACGCGACGACGGCGCTGAAGTACACCACCGAGACACACCACCACGCGGAGTTGGCGTACGCGGCGGGAACGCCGTTCGAGCGCGGACGGGACTTCCTCTTCTCGCGGGTGATGCGGGAGGCGTTCCAGGCGTACGAGTTCGACGAGGACGGCGACCGGCTGCGCGAGCGGGCACACGACCTGGGTGAGTCGCTGCTGCTGCCGTTCGTCGAGACGATCCGCGAGGTCGCCGCCGACGGTGGAGTCGGCGACGAACACGTCGCCCGCGGCGACCCCGAGCACGTCGGCGCGCTGCTCGATCACCTCCGGGCGTTCGGCGTCGAACTCGAGGTGATCGCCGACGAGACCGACGGGGACGATCGGGTCGTCAGGTTCCGAAAAGTCGCCGAGTCGACCCGGGACCGGACGCGTCACTACCTCTCGGGCGGCACGTACGACGAATGA
- a CDS encoding WD40/YVTN/BNR-like repeat-containing protein, whose protein sequence is MTTVHAAMRDHVRVVDPEAGTVAAAPDLDGRALECVAVHPAAPDRVFVGTFESGLWRRTDGGETFERVGGDAIEQDAVTAAAVSPNDSDVVWAGTEPSRVYRSTDGGDTWTHRDGLVDLPSSDGWAFPPRPHTHHVRWIEPDPHDPGHLYVAVEAGALVTTADGGETWRDRVPGSRRDTHSMATHPDAPDRAWGAAGDGYAETADGGETWCHPQTGLDRTYCWSVAVDAGDPDRVLVSAARGAHEAHSAASAETYVYRRVGDADWERLDGRGLPLGEGVTRPVLAAGDPGAFYALSNRGLYRTTDAGDSWDEVAVDWPDRIADLTARGLVVLP, encoded by the coding sequence ATGACCACCGTCCACGCCGCGATGCGCGATCACGTCCGTGTCGTCGACCCGGAAGCCGGAACCGTCGCCGCGGCCCCCGACCTCGACGGCCGCGCGCTCGAATGCGTCGCGGTTCACCCCGCCGCCCCCGACCGCGTGTTCGTCGGCACGTTCGAGTCGGGGCTGTGGCGAAGGACCGACGGGGGCGAGACGTTCGAGCGCGTCGGCGGCGACGCCATCGAACAGGACGCGGTGACGGCCGCGGCCGTCTCCCCGAACGACTCCGACGTGGTCTGGGCCGGGACCGAGCCCTCCCGGGTGTACCGCTCGACCGACGGCGGCGACACGTGGACCCACCGCGACGGCCTCGTCGACCTCCCCTCGAGCGACGGGTGGGCGTTCCCGCCGCGGCCGCACACCCACCACGTCCGCTGGATCGAGCCGGATCCACACGATCCCGGGCACCTCTACGTCGCCGTCGAGGCCGGCGCGCTCGTGACGACGGCCGACGGCGGCGAGACGTGGCGCGACCGCGTTCCGGGCTCGCGGCGAGACACGCACTCGATGGCGACGCATCCGGATGCCCCGGATCGGGCGTGGGGCGCCGCCGGCGACGGCTACGCGGAGACGGCCGACGGGGGCGAGACCTGGTGCCACCCACAGACCGGTCTCGATCGAACCTACTGCTGGAGCGTCGCCGTCGACGCCGGCGACCCCGACCGCGTGCTCGTCTCGGCCGCCCGGGGCGCACACGAGGCCCACTCCGCCGCGAGCGCGGAGACGTACGTCTATCGGCGAGTCGGCGACGCCGACTGGGAACGCCTCGACGGACGCGGCCTGCCGCTCGGCGAGGGCGTCACCCGCCCGGTGCTCGCCGCCGGCGACCCGGGAGCGTTCTACGCGCTGTCGAATCGCGGGCTGTATCGCACGACCGACGCGGGGGATTCGTGGGACGAAGTCGCGGTCGACTGGCCGGATCGGATCGCGGACCTGACCGCCCGCGGGCTGGTGGTCCTCCCGTAA
- a CDS encoding geranylgeranyl reductase family protein, with protein MYDFVVVGVGPAGARFARRAAEARYDVLALEKGTVGEPLACSGHVSTDIWNYVPADAKERLLQNRVYGADFHVGGPESSGDRFYKREEVSNVIDRVELDRTLADAARGAGADVREGHTVTSVEERPGYVEVTASVGGDEETFEARMVAGADGPVSRVRKQLDLPEPTETLHGVLAFTDEADHGDYVSVHLTAPRFFAWRIPRGDAGVEYGLAAPPGHEVNELFDRLTAEYGVETDRFCSGAIPIGPPKRTVANRGFLLGDAAAQTKPFTGGGILYGMRAADVAADVIDPQDPNTLPRYEEGWREELSREIRLGHWIRRAYSLPEPVQRAGLWALSGEIGVHMDEPSSFFSREHLKKLFS; from the coding sequence ATGTACGACTTCGTCGTGGTCGGCGTCGGTCCGGCGGGCGCGCGCTTCGCCCGCCGGGCCGCCGAGGCCCGCTACGACGTGCTCGCCCTCGAGAAGGGGACGGTCGGCGAGCCGTTGGCCTGCTCGGGGCACGTCTCCACCGACATCTGGAACTACGTCCCCGCCGACGCGAAGGAGCGGCTGCTCCAGAACCGCGTGTACGGCGCGGACTTCCACGTCGGCGGGCCCGAGTCGTCGGGCGACCGCTTCTACAAACGCGAGGAGGTGTCGAACGTCATCGACCGCGTCGAACTCGACCGCACGCTCGCGGACGCCGCCCGCGGGGCCGGCGCCGACGTGCGCGAGGGCCATACGGTCACGTCGGTCGAGGAGCGGCCGGGCTACGTCGAGGTGACCGCGAGCGTCGGCGGCGACGAGGAGACGTTCGAGGCGCGGATGGTCGCCGGCGCGGACGGGCCCGTCTCCCGGGTCCGCAAGCAACTCGACCTTCCCGAACCGACGGAGACGCTCCACGGCGTGCTCGCGTTCACCGACGAGGCGGACCACGGCGACTACGTGAGCGTGCACCTCACCGCCCCACGCTTCTTCGCGTGGCGCATTCCCCGCGGCGACGCCGGCGTCGAGTACGGGCTCGCGGCGCCGCCGGGCCACGAGGTCAACGAGCTGTTCGACCGCCTCACCGCGGAGTACGGCGTGGAGACCGACCGCTTCTGCTCGGGGGCCATCCCCATCGGCCCGCCGAAGCGCACCGTCGCGAACCGTGGGTTCCTGCTGGGCGACGCGGCCGCCCAGACGAAGCCGTTCACCGGCGGCGGCATCCTCTACGGGATGCGCGCGGCCGACGTGGCCGCCGACGTGATCGACCCGCAGGACCCGAACACGCTCCCCCGATACGAGGAGGGCTGGCGCGAGGAGTTGAGCCGGGAGATCCGACTGGGTCACTGGATCCGGCGGGCGTACTCACTTCCGGAGCCGGTGCAGCGCGCCGGGCTGTGGGCGCTCTCCGGCGAGATCGGCGTCCACATGGACGAGCCGAGTTCGTTCTTCTCGCGCGAGCACCTGAAGAAGCTGTTCTCGTAG
- a CDS encoding aminomethyltransferase family protein: protein MSLVADVHADHGATFTDRGGREVVADYGRPDSAARAVRNGVGAIEMGYGVVIVEGDDRVEFVDNAVSNRVPSADGEGCYTLLLDPQGAIETELFVYNAGERLLLFTPPERAGPLVEDWEGKVFIDDVELRDASDEFGVFGVHGPTSTEKIASVLNGAGSPEPELTFVRGRMNDVGVTVIASDNPTGEEGYEVVCAADEAERVFDTLLTRGLNAAPFGYTTWGMLTAEAGTPLFDTELRGRLPNVAGVRSAVDFEKGCFVGQEVVSKVENRGRPSKRLVGLRPEALPESGAAVFDGDASVGEVTRAVESPSLDAPIALAYLDFDADADAGDLAVRVDGDEVAAERADLPFVEGGARSLRLPTYPEATEQT from the coding sequence ATGAGTCTCGTCGCCGACGTGCACGCCGACCACGGCGCCACTTTCACCGACCGCGGCGGCCGCGAGGTCGTCGCGGACTACGGTCGGCCGGACAGCGCCGCTCGCGCCGTCCGCAACGGCGTGGGCGCCATCGAGATGGGCTACGGTGTCGTGATCGTCGAGGGCGACGATCGCGTCGAGTTCGTCGACAACGCCGTCTCCAACCGCGTCCCGAGCGCGGACGGAGAGGGCTGTTACACGCTGCTGCTCGACCCGCAGGGCGCGATCGAGACCGAGCTGTTCGTCTACAACGCCGGCGAGCGCCTCCTGTTGTTCACGCCCCCCGAACGCGCCGGGCCGCTCGTCGAGGACTGGGAAGGGAAAGTCTTCATCGACGACGTGGAGCTGCGCGACGCCAGCGACGAGTTCGGGGTCTTCGGCGTCCACGGCCCGACCTCGACCGAGAAGATCGCCTCGGTCCTCAACGGCGCCGGCTCCCCCGAGCCCGAGCTCACGTTCGTCCGCGGGCGGATGAACGACGTGGGCGTCACGGTGATCGCGAGCGACAACCCGACCGGCGAGGAGGGGTACGAGGTCGTCTGTGCCGCCGACGAGGCCGAACGCGTGTTCGACACCCTCCTGACGCGCGGCCTCAACGCCGCCCCGTTCGGCTACACCACCTGGGGCATGCTCACCGCCGAAGCCGGCACGCCGCTGTTCGACACCGAACTCCGGGGTCGCCTGCCGAACGTCGCGGGCGTCCGCTCGGCCGTCGACTTCGAGAAGGGCTGTTTCGTCGGCCAGGAGGTCGTCTCGAAGGTGGAGAACCGCGGCCGGCCGAGCAAGCGGCTCGTCGGACTTCGCCCCGAAGCCCTCCCGGAATCGGGCGCCGCCGTCTTCGACGGCGACGCCTCGGTCGGCGAGGTCACTCGCGCGGTCGAGTCGCCGTCGCTGGACGCGCCGATCGCGCTCGCGTATCTCGACTTCGACGCCGACGCCGACGCCGGCGACCTCGCGGTCCGCGTCGACGGCGACGAGGTCGCCGCCGAGCGCGCCGACCTCCCGTTCGTCGAGGGGGGGGCGCGTTCGCTGCGGCTACCTACGTACCCCGAGGCGACCGAACAGACGTAA
- a CDS encoding DUF6432 family protein has protein sequence MRVPPEFRDRDDTQVAVLDALVGRADDGMTVLELRSGVDATIDEVEEALSALKSAGLIEIEQADGRVRIYPDERVVPDPGEQVDGDPGLLDAIRRRLGL, from the coding sequence ATGAGGGTGCCGCCCGAGTTCCGCGACAGGGACGACACGCAGGTGGCGGTTCTCGACGCGCTCGTCGGCCGCGCCGACGACGGCATGACGGTGCTGGAGCTCCGGTCGGGCGTCGACGCGACGATCGACGAGGTGGAGGAGGCGCTGTCGGCGCTGAAGTCGGCCGGGCTCATCGAGATCGAGCAGGCCGACGGGCGCGTGCGCATCTACCCCGACGAGCGCGTCGTTCCCGACCCGGGCGAGCAAGTCGACGGCGATCCCGGACTCCTCGATGCGATCCGGCGTCGGCTCGGGCTGTAA